The following coding sequences lie in one Sedimentibacter sp. MB35-C1 genomic window:
- a CDS encoding Hsp20/alpha crystallin family protein: MSGLVPFNRKNRSLMSKDFDDFGNFYNMVDDFFNFNWPSGKNFIKDTFKVDVQEDDKKYLIEAELPGVSKDEVNIEMDDGKLSINVKKEENVNEEKKNYIHRERRYSSMSRCIYLEDAKSQDIKAGLDNGVLKIAVPKESRPNKSVKIDIE, translated from the coding sequence ATGTCTGGATTAGTACCATTTAACAGAAAGAACAGAAGTTTAATGAGTAAGGATTTTGATGATTTTGGTAACTTTTACAACATGGTTGATGACTTTTTTAATTTTAACTGGCCATCAGGCAAGAATTTTATTAAAGATACCTTCAAGGTCGATGTTCAGGAAGACGATAAAAAATACTTAATTGAAGCAGAGCTGCCGGGTGTCAGCAAAGATGAAGTAAATATTGAAATGGATGACGGGAAACTAAGTATTAATGTAAAAAAAGAAGAAAATGTAAATGAAGAGAAGAAAAACTACATTCATAGAGAAAGACGTTACAGTTCAATGAGCAGATGCATTTACCTGGAGGATGCAAAATCGCAGGATATAAAAGCCGGCCTTGATAACGGCGTCTTAAAAATTGCGGTTCCAAAAGAATCAAGACCAAATAAATCTGTTAAAATCGATATTGAATAA
- a CDS encoding ABC transporter ATP-binding protein, with product MADVLKLNHVSKRFGSKEVLKDINFTVNSGEIIGYIGSNGAGKSTTIKIILGLIDDYDGDVYVFGENIKGQTDYKRKIGYVPEISDMYDNLTACEYIGFIGMLYGIGSIKAVSKAKEMMSVFGIEEAIDGRIHTFSKGMRQKLSIITGMLHNPDILFLDEPLGGIDANSVLVFKEIIQGLKNSGKTIFYSSHILEVVEKLSDRLLLLNEGNIVLDGTMNEVRQKKSDSSLESIFNDVTGFHDHEKLAHKFIDAFMS from the coding sequence ATGGCTGACGTTTTGAAATTGAATCATGTGAGTAAAAGATTTGGAAGCAAGGAGGTACTTAAGGATATTAATTTTACGGTTAACAGCGGTGAAATTATAGGATATATAGGTTCAAACGGAGCCGGTAAAAGCACTACAATAAAGATTATACTCGGCTTGATTGACGATTATGATGGTGATGTATATGTATTCGGCGAAAATATCAAAGGACAAACCGACTATAAGAGAAAAATCGGGTATGTTCCCGAGATATCGGATATGTATGATAATCTCACAGCCTGCGAATATATTGGGTTTATAGGTATGCTTTACGGTATAGGATCTATTAAGGCGGTTTCAAAGGCAAAGGAGATGATGAGTGTATTTGGTATTGAGGAAGCTATTGACGGAAGGATTCACACATTTTCAAAAGGAATGAGGCAGAAGCTGTCTATTATAACTGGAATGCTTCATAATCCCGATATACTTTTTCTGGATGAGCCTCTTGGCGGTATAGATGCAAACAGCGTCCTTGTGTTTAAGGAAATTATTCAGGGCTTGAAAAATTCAGGAAAGACTATTTTTTATTCGTCACATATACTTGAGGTTGTGGAAAAACTCAGCGACAGGTTACTTCTGTTAAATGAAGGCAATATTGTCTTGGACGGCACAATGAACGAGGTTAGACAAAAGAAATCTGACTCTTCACTTGAATCTATATTTAATGATGTAACAGGTTTTCACGATCATGAAAAGCTTGCTCATAAGTTTATTGATGCATTTATGAGCTAG
- a CDS encoding AI-2E family transporter yields the protein MKQRKYDKRGDAMMDDLKKRNFIVKMILLIGLVMIVVLNFDAAIGVMRKINAVISPLIYGAAIAFVLNILVVFYERIYFPRSRNKLVNKSKRGMSILFSLLTIILVVIFFLNIVIPQIVQFVSLLIKGFPDVYDSALKWAIDNSDVIPSLQKKVEGFSMNGEEVLKKSMEILGNWTFGTVSFIGSAFGAVIKFILALTFGIYILADKEELKRRFDRLFKAYIKPSTRKKLYEVMETANDTFSGYIVGQCKEAVILGILCTIGMLILRFPYAKVIGPVIGLTALIPMLGAYIGAVLGFLLIVTIDWFQAVLFLVFIVVLQQLEGNFIYPKVVGSSIGLPGIWVFAAVAVGGGLMGITGILFGVPLVATAYKLLRKAVNKRNEI from the coding sequence ATGAAGCAAAGAAAATATGATAAAAGAGGGGATGCCATGATGGATGATTTAAAAAAGCGGAACTTTATTGTAAAAATGATACTTTTAATTGGGCTAGTTATGATTGTAGTCCTTAATTTCGATGCCGCTATTGGTGTGATGAGAAAAATAAATGCCGTTATTTCACCGCTTATATACGGTGCTGCGATTGCGTTTGTTTTGAATATTCTGGTTGTTTTTTACGAAAGAATATATTTCCCCAGGAGCAGAAACAAATTAGTCAATAAGTCTAAAAGAGGAATGAGCATACTTTTTTCTTTGCTGACAATTATTTTAGTAGTTATATTTTTTCTTAATATAGTCATACCGCAAATTGTCCAATTTGTATCTCTCTTGATAAAGGGATTCCCTGACGTTTATGACAGTGCTTTAAAATGGGCCATTGACAATTCGGACGTTATACCGTCACTGCAGAAAAAGGTGGAGGGCTTTAGCATGAACGGTGAAGAGGTGTTGAAAAAAAGCATGGAAATTCTGGGGAACTGGACATTCGGTACCGTATCATTTATAGGCTCTGCTTTTGGAGCTGTTATAAAATTTATACTTGCACTAACCTTCGGAATATATATACTGGCCGATAAGGAAGAATTGAAACGTAGATTTGATAGGCTATTTAAAGCATATATAAAACCAAGCACAAGAAAAAAACTTTATGAAGTTATGGAAACTGCAAATGATACTTTTTCAGGCTACATAGTGGGCCAGTGCAAGGAAGCTGTTATATTGGGAATTCTATGCACCATAGGAATGCTTATCCTTAGGTTTCCATATGCTAAAGTCATAGGGCCGGTTATTGGATTGACAGCGCTTATTCCGATGCTTGGGGCATATATAGGAGCAGTGTTGGGATTTTTATTAATAGTAACTATAGACTGGTTTCAGGCAGTATTGTTTCTTGTGTTTATAGTTGTGCTTCAACAGCTGGAAGGAAATTTTATATATCCAAAGGTTGTAGGAAGCAGTATAGGGCTTCCTGGAATATGGGTTTTTGCGGCTGTGGCCGTAGGTGGAGGTTTAATGGGAATAACAGGCATTTTGTTTGGAGTTCCGTTAGTGGCGACTGCTTACAAATTACTTAGAAAAGCTGTAAACAAAAGAAATGAAATATAA
- a CDS encoding SIMPL domain-containing protein: MSKYYNDNLHNRTMTMTGQGQISAIPNLAVLRLGVQTTGENLVNIQSDNAQKTQSIIDILKRMGVSDIKTYQYTIDKMYDYEDGRRIDKGYSVKNILEIRTSNMDRVGTIIDASVNAGANIIDLISFEVSNKEYYYQQALNMAVMNAIQKAKSISQNLGISANPVPMRIVESGTLPIQQPYYRQEQLASSTPVMPGNIKIEAFVTVDFTF, from the coding sequence ATGTCTAAATATTATAACGACAATTTACATAACAGGACGATGACAATGACTGGTCAGGGCCAGATTTCAGCAATTCCTAATTTAGCCGTACTGCGTCTTGGCGTGCAGACAACAGGAGAAAATTTGGTCAATATTCAATCCGATAACGCTCAAAAAACTCAATCAATCATTGATATTCTTAAACGGATGGGTGTTTCTGACATTAAAACGTATCAGTACACAATAGACAAGATGTACGACTATGAAGACGGAAGACGCATAGACAAAGGATATTCTGTAAAAAATATACTGGAAATAAGAACGTCAAATATGGACAGAGTAGGTACCATAATAGATGCCTCTGTAAATGCCGGAGCTAACATAATCGACCTGATTTCATTTGAGGTCTCAAACAAAGAATATTATTACCAGCAAGCGCTTAACATGGCCGTGATGAACGCTATTCAGAAAGCAAAATCAATTTCTCAGAATTTAGGAATTTCTGCCAACCCTGTTCCAATGAGAATAGTTGAAAGCGGTACACTTCCTATACAACAACCATATTACAGGCAGGAACAACTTGCATCATCTACACCGGTCATGCCAGGAAATATTAAAATTGAAGCTTTTGTAACCGTAGATTTTACATTTTAA